One Salmo trutta chromosome 26, fSalTru1.1, whole genome shotgun sequence DNA window includes the following coding sequences:
- the scn2b gene encoding sodium channel regulatory subunit beta-2: MDVLVHNQINVLNGTMVRIQCIFTSCYKMDVNKFAMNWTYQENTNETEEMFMTYKKGMMPLRTDRFSDRVQFVGNLEKNDLSITLSDVQLSDEGVYNCYVRNPPDRIQGHGIINMFVVTELPPPRDSTIAVAIGASVGGALALLILSMVVVKCIRRHKKQELISDEQKMEEEGKLDAEGGPEEGTKKAFLPEDV, encoded by the exons ATGGATGTCCTGGTCCATAACCAGATCAACGTCCTGAACGGCACCATGGTGAGGATCCAGTGCATCTTCACCTCCTGCTACAAGATGGACGTCAACAAGTTTGCCATGAACTGGACCTACCAGGAAAACACCAACGAGACTGAGGAGATG ttcATGACCTATAAGAAGGGGATGATGCCCCTGCGGACAGACCGGTTCAGTGACCGGGTGCAGTTTGTGGGTAACCTGGAAAAGAACGACTTGTCCATCACCCTCTCTGATGTCCAGCTGTCGGACGAGGGCGTCTATAACTGCTATGTCCGTAACCCCCCTGACCGCATCCAGGGCCACGGAATCATCAACATGTTTGTCGTCACAGAAT TGCCTCCCCCGCGGGACTCGACCATAGCGGTGGCAATCGGGGCGTCAGTCGGCGGTGCGCTGGCTCTGCTCATCCTGTCCATGGTGGTGGTGAAGTGTATACGGCGTCACAAGAAACAGGAGCTCATCTCTGACGAGCAGAAGATGGAGGAAGAGGGCAAGCTGGATGCAGAGGGGGGCCCCGAGGAGGGAACCAA GAAAGCATTCCTGCCTGAAGATGTATAG